One Dromiciops gliroides isolate mDroGli1 chromosome 3, mDroGli1.pri, whole genome shotgun sequence DNA segment encodes these proteins:
- the LOC122746104 gene encoding zinc finger protein 260-like, with the protein MEAWAPQLEERAVTKGPPQRCRGWRREEEEGVTSGLLTAQAKESITFKDVSVDFTREEWGQLDPAQKNLYRDVMLENYRNLVSLGLQVFKPDVITSLERAEALWTLENKVFRPSGVDWEIKPEIKETFSKRSMYMEEPLPEKLKNDNPWDCTLEQVWNYDGKCKKQCSGQEKESREVTVIPKRIISEMRSQEGNFGRNFGQMSFLVAQQSIATKKSLRQYNTDGNNVKQYSELIKYNRISPGLKPYKYEYSKASNSNSHLIQYGRIPPVQRISDCDELGKALQQKKHLIQPQINHAGHKVYKCGECGKFFRQSMHLIQHQRIHTGEKPYNCDECGKAFRQKIHLIRHKTLHSEEKPFKCNHCGKCFSDSSSLNVHQRIHTAEKPYHCNECGKAFSLSQYLIQHQQIHTTEKRYKCSECGKAFSLSQYLIRHQKIHTGEKPYECNECGQTFTQQGSLTQHQRSHAGEKPYKCSECGKAFGRSLYLTRHQRIHTGEKPHICGECGKSFNDTAVLALHQRIHTGEKPCKCNVCGKAFRHTNQVTQHQRIHTGEKPYKCNECGKAFTHCAGLTHHQRIHTGEKPYKCDECGKAFKQKVYLTQHQRTHTGEKPYKCDECGKTFRQCSALISHKRTHTGEKPYTCRECGKAFSHSCSLTLHQRIHTGEKPYKCNECGKAFSQNIFLTRHQRTHTGEKPFKCSECGKVFSQSMSLTRHQKTHTGEKPYKCDECGKGFIQKIQCIQHQKIHTGEKP; encoded by the exons GAATCAATCACTTTCAAGGATGTTTCCGTGGACTTTACTCGAGAAGAGTGGGGACAACTGGACCCTGCTCAGAAGAACTTATACAGGGATGTGATGCTGGAGAATTACAGGAACCTGGTCTCCTTGG GGCTTCAAGTCTTTAAGCCAGATGTGATCACCAGCTTGGAGCGAGCAGAAGCACTGTGGACATTGGAGAACAAAGTCTTCAGACCCTCTGGTGTGG aCTGGGAAATAAAGCCTGAGATCAAAGAGACCTTTTCAAAACGGAGCATGTATATGGAAGAGCCATTGCCAGAAAAACTAAAGAATGACAATCCCTGGGATTGTACATTGGAACAAGTATGGAACTATGATGGGAAGTGCAAGAAACAGTGCAGTGGCCAAGAGAAAGAGTCAAGGGAAGTAACAGTCATTCCCAAAAGAATAATCAGTGAGATGAGAAGCCAAGAAGGGAATTTTGGGAGGAATTTTGGACAAATGTCATTTCTTGTTGCACAGCAGAGTATTGCTACAAAAAAGAGTCTCCGTCAATATAATACAGATGGCAATAACGTTAAACAGTATTCAGAACTAATTAAATATAATAGAATTTCCCCAGGATTGAAACCTTACAAATATGAATATAGTAAAGCTTCCAATTCCAACTCACACCTTATTCAGTATGGTAGAATACCTCCCGTACAGAGAATCTCTGACTGTGATGAACTTGGCAAAGCCTTGCAACAAAAGAAGCACCTTATTCAACCTCAGATAAATCATGCTGGACACAAAGTCTATAAATGTGGTGAATGTGGAAAATTCTTCAGACAGAGCATGCATCTTATTCagcaccagagaattcacactggagagaaaccatataactgtgatgaatgtggaaaagccttcaggcAAAAAATTCACCTCATTCGACACAAGACACTGCATAGTGAAGAGAAACCCTTTAAATGTAATCATTGTGGTAAATGCTTCAGTGACAGCTCATCACTCAAcgtacatcagagaattcatactgcaGAAAAACCCTATCATTGTAATGAGTGTGGCAAAGCCTTCAGCCTCAGTCAATACCTTATTCAACACCAGCAAATTCATACCACTGAGAAACGTTATAAATGTAGTGAGTGTGGCAAAGCCTTCAGCCTCAGTCAGTACCTTATTCGGCATCAGAAGatacatactggagagaaaccctatgaatgcaatgaatgtggtCAAACCTTTACTCAGCAGGGAAgtcttactcagcatcagagaaGCCAtgctggagagaaaccctataaatgtagtgaatgtggaaaagcATTTGGCCGGAGTCTGTATCTTACTCGACATCAGAGGATTCACACTGGGGAGAAGCCCCATATTTGTGGTGAATGTGGAAAATCCTTTAATGATACTGCAGTCCTTGCtttacatcagagaattcatactggagagaaaccttgtAAATGTAATGTTTGTGGAAAGGCCTTCCGCCACACAAACCAAGTTactcagcatcagagaattcacactggagagaaaccttacaaatgtaatgaatgtgggaaagctttcactCACTGTGCTGGCCTTACTCATCATCAGCGAATTCACACAGGAGAAAAGCCCTATAAGTGTGATGAGTGTGGAAAAGCGTTCAAACAGAAAGTTTACCTAACGCAacatcagagaactcatactggagagaaaccctataagTGTGATGAATGTGGTAAGACCTTCAGGCAGTGCTCAGCCCTAATTTCTCATAAAAGgactcatactggagagaaaccctacaCCTGTAgggaatgtggaaaggccttcagtCATAGCTGTAGCCTTACtctgcatcagagaattcatactggagagaaaccctataaatgcaatgaatgtggCAAAGCCTTTAGCCAAAATATATTCCTTACTAGACATCAGAGAACTCATACAGGGGAGAAACCCTTTAAATGTAGTGAATGTGGCAAAGTATTTAGCCAGAGTATGTCTCTTACCCGCCATCAGAAAACACATACTGGGGAGAAACCCTacaaatgtgatgaatgtggaaaaggCTTCATCCAGAAGATACAGTGTATTcagcatcagaaaattcatactggagagaaaccttag